In Cryptomeria japonica chromosome 10, Sugi_1.0, whole genome shotgun sequence, a genomic segment contains:
- the LOC131060763 gene encoding leucine-rich repeat extensin-like protein 5 yields the protein MDKKVCLLLLYISSAAIVFSGTEAARGIGATSHNHQGEDKFASTPKGAKLTTGFKVKNVKLGVSIDPTSAKWCNEPASPSFSPPYSSATPITIPSPPQANPPLYVTPPSPPISTPPVTSEPPCHETSPPCQDMSPPVQSNSPPLPITPVLPSPILPSPSPIISSPIPYTPTTPPLSSPVITYPSPSTPSITYPPSITPIIQYPPPTTPSVTNPPSTSPIIQYPPPIPYNSPPSPTIIPIILPPPPPSPTITPIILPPPPPLENPPPTSSPTIPISPSPSTTPSSPPIFPTYPPPYAYVTPSIPSPATTLPPPTIGSPPPTSTTPSTPPTLGSPPPPYTPSTPPGQGLWCVAKPTIAASVIEQAMNYACGAGADCQAIQPNGACYLPDTVIAHASYAFNSYFQATKGSGGYCDFGGTAMIVTVDPSYDGCHFLYSYD from the exons ATGGACAAGAAAGTCTGTTTACTTCTTCTGTACATTTCTTCGGCAGCCATTGTTTTCTCTGGCACTG AGGCTGCCAGGGGAATTGGAGCAACATCTCACAATCACCAGGGAGAAGACAAGTTTGCATCAACTCCCAAAGGTGCTAAGCTGACAACTGGCTTCAAAGTAAAAAACGTGAAGCTAGGGGTATCCATTGATCCAACATCTGCCAAGTGGTGTAATGAACCTGCTTCACCATCTTTCTCACCTCCATACTCTTCTGCAACCCCCATTACCATACCCTCCCCTCCACAAGCTAACCCTCCCTTATATGTTACACCACCTTCCCCACCCATTTCTACTCCTCCAGTGACATCTGAGCCTCCATGCCATGAAACATCTCCTCCATGCCAGGATATGTCTCCTCCTGTACAAAGCAATTCTCCTCCTCTTCCAATCACACCAGTCCTGCCATCACCCATACTTCCTTCTCCATCTCCAATCATATCATCACCTATTCCCTACACCCCTACCACTCCACCTCTTTCTTCACCCGTTATCACATACCCATCCCCAAGCACACCCAGTATAACATACCCACCTTCAATCACCCCCATTATACAATACCCACCTCCCACCACACCCAGTGTAACAAACCCACCTTCAACCTCACCCATTATACAATACCCACCTCCCATTCCTTATAATTCTCCTCCTAGCCCtacaatcataccaatcatattaCCACCCCCTCCTCCCAGCCCTACAATCACACCAATCATATTACCACCCCCTCCTCCCCTAGAAAACCCACCTCCTACATCATCTCCTACCATACccatatctccctctccctctactacaccatcttctcctccaatttTTCCTACATATCCTCCTCCCTATGCCTATGTAACACCCTCTATCCCATCTCCTGCTACAACACTTCCACCTCCAACCATAGGCTCTCCTCCTCCAACATCTACTACTCCAAGCACACCTCCAACCCTAggctctcctcctcctccttataCTCCCTCCACACCACCAGGCCAAGGTCTGTGGTGTGTAGCCAAGCCCACAATAGCAGCGTCTGTAATTGAGCAGGCCATGAACTATGCCTGTGGGGCTGGTGCTGACTGCCAGGCCATTCAGCCCAATGGTGCCTGTTACCTCCCTGACACAGTTATTGCTCATGCTTCCTATGCTTTCAACAGCTATTTTCAAGCAACCAAGGGTTCTGGTGGTTATTGTGACTTTGGAGGTACAGCAATGATAGTCACTGTGGACCCAA GCTATGATGGCTGCCATTTTCTCTACAGCTATGATTGA